A window of Acidobacteriota bacterium contains these coding sequences:
- a CDS encoding NUDIX hydrolase, which yields MAHPRTVVAVEVAGEPGPDEGGFLTLVRLKYRNVYADGGTSRPYLYEYIHRRGYDAVAIGLFHEEGGAPAMAWRPGIRVPVYFRRDLALAVDDPRPYQTVPEAVAGSLEPGDLGPEGLVRRVVEEVLEETGYGIQPRDVVPLGGGFFPSHGQSSEKIHLCAARVNPALQGEATGDGSVNERDAPPVRFSPVRDILLASARGEMEDPKLEILAWRLCLYLHYLPLEGRYAKPEERAAFEEFSRALGSGGWFSKRGASP from the coding sequence GTGGCACACCCCCGGACCGTGGTGGCGGTGGAGGTGGCCGGAGAACCCGGACCGGATGAAGGCGGGTTCCTCACCCTCGTTCGGCTGAAGTACCGAAACGTCTACGCCGACGGTGGGACGTCGCGGCCTTACCTCTACGAGTACATCCACCGCCGCGGGTACGACGCCGTGGCGATCGGGCTTTTCCACGAGGAGGGAGGGGCCCCGGCCATGGCCTGGCGACCGGGCATCCGCGTGCCCGTCTACTTTCGAAGGGACCTTGCCCTCGCCGTCGATGACCCCCGTCCCTATCAGACCGTGCCGGAAGCGGTGGCGGGGAGCCTGGAGCCCGGAGACCTCGGACCCGAGGGTCTTGTCCGCAGGGTCGTGGAGGAAGTCCTGGAGGAGACCGGCTACGGGATCCAGCCCCGGGACGTGGTCCCCCTCGGGGGAGGCTTCTTTCCCTCCCACGGCCAGTCCTCAGAGAAGATCCACCTCTGCGCGGCGCGCGTGAATCCCGCCCTTCAGGGCGAAGCCACCGGCGACGGATCGGTGAACGAGCGCGACGCCCCACCCGTCCGGTTTTCGCCCGTCCGGGACATCCTTCTCGCCTCGGCCCGAGGGGAGATGGAGGATCCCAAGCTCGAGATCCTGGCCTGGCGGCTGTGCCTTTACCTGCATTACCTTCCCTTGGAGGGCCGTTACGCGAAGCCGGAAGAGCGCGCCGCCTTCGAAGAGTTCTCCCGGGCCCTGGGGTCGGGGGGATGGTTCTCCAAACGGGGGGCTTCGCCGTGA
- a CDS encoding nitronate monooxygenase produces MIDNAVCRILGIRLPILQGGMTWVSEAVLAASVSEAGGLGCIATGNMPGELLREEIRKIRTLTDRPFAVNLILLSPNFKACVDVVREERVPVVTLGAGNSGPVIAELKAAGVRVVPVVNSVALARRLERSGADAIVAEGEEAGGHIGDTATLPLIPQMVDALSIPVIAAGGVADGRGMAAAFALGAQGIQLGTALVVADESRAHENYKQAILKASDRSTAVTGRSISKPVRALKNMLTQEFHEMEAQGAPWEEIEGLAVGRLRAAVMEGDVTRGSVMMGQVAGLVRTRGPVRDILRRIVEDFNATMDRIGAYRIPPEGFDPVGS; encoded by the coding sequence GTGATAGACAACGCCGTCTGCCGCATTCTGGGGATCCGGCTTCCCATTCTCCAGGGGGGAATGACCTGGGTATCCGAGGCGGTCCTCGCCGCCTCCGTGAGCGAGGCGGGCGGCCTGGGCTGCATCGCGACCGGCAACATGCCGGGGGAACTCTTGCGGGAGGAGATTCGCAAGATCCGGACCCTCACGGACCGCCCCTTCGCGGTCAACCTCATCCTCCTCTCGCCCAACTTCAAGGCGTGCGTGGACGTGGTCCGCGAGGAGAGGGTCCCCGTGGTCACCCTGGGGGCCGGCAACAGCGGGCCGGTCATCGCGGAACTCAAGGCCGCCGGCGTCCGGGTGGTGCCCGTGGTCAATTCGGTGGCCCTCGCGCGCCGGCTCGAACGGTCGGGCGCCGACGCCATCGTCGCCGAGGGCGAGGAAGCCGGCGGCCACATCGGCGATACCGCCACTCTGCCGCTGATCCCCCAGATGGTCGACGCCCTGAGCATCCCCGTCATCGCCGCCGGCGGAGTGGCCGACGGCCGTGGGATGGCGGCGGCCTTCGCCCTCGGCGCCCAGGGGATCCAGCTCGGGACCGCCCTCGTGGTGGCCGACGAATCCCGGGCGCACGAAAACTACAAGCAGGCCATCCTCAAGGCCTCGGACCGATCCACCGCCGTCACGGGCCGCTCCATCAGCAAGCCGGTCCGCGCCCTCAAGAACATGCTGACCCAGGAATTCCATGAAATGGAGGCACAGGGAGCTCCCTGGGAAGAGATCGAAGGCCTGGCCGTGGGCCGCTTGCGCGCCGCGGTCATGGAGGGGGACGTGACGCGCGGCTCGGTCATGATGGGCCAGGTGGCGGGGTTGGTGCGGACCCGTGGGCCGGTGAGGGACATTCTGCGAAGGATTGTGGAGGACTTTAACGCCACCATGGATAGGATCG